The DNA window AGATATGAGGTAAAAAGAGGCAGAGCTGGGCTTTTTGATATGGTGGAGCTGAATATGGCGAAGAGGCCTGTGGTGCAGAGCAGTATAAAAGGACTTTGCTTCATCCTCTGTTTATCAGCCCCTGTATCTCCTTATGATAAGACAGATACCGGTTGAGGGTTTTTTCATTCTTGCCGTATATGGGATATTGTTTAAGTATCTCGACAAAATTAGCTTCCGCGTCCGATTCATACCCGGTTGCAACAACCCCGTCCATTATGATGTCCACAAGCCTGTCGGCATATATAACGATTTTTTCCTCAAGGGTTTGCAGGGAGTAACCCTTTACAGGCAATCCAAGCTCTTTAGCCTCGTCTTCCGTTAATCCGCCCCTTATGTGTTTTTCCATGATGCCTGTAATTTTTTCAGGCAAACCAAGTTTCTTTCCAAGCAGCGCGCCTATCCTGCCATGCTCAATCTCATGTGTTATTGCCTTGCCGAGGTCATGGAAAAGGGCGCCCCTGCCGATGGTCTCCATGTCAACATCAACGCCCGTCCTTTTAGCGACCTCAAGCGCCTTTTCCGCCACCTTCATGCAATGTTTTATATCGTCTTCCGATACCCCTGTCTCTTTGAGCAGCTGTATGTCCGAGTCCTGAATTATGTAATCCATGATGGTCTCCTGAGTTGATTGGGTCATTCCCGCTTTCGCGGGAATGACCCTTATGAGAACACAAACTATTTTACCCCGAAATACGCTAACGCATCTGCAACGGTATTCTCAAGGTCGTGCTGTATGTGGTTAAACTTAGCCTTTACGTCATCACGGATGTGCCGGATATATTCTTCCCGCGCCTCCTTGCCATACCTTTCCTCCATCATCTTTCCATATTCATAAATCTTGGTAATATCGTG is part of the Nitrospirota bacterium genome and encodes:
- a CDS encoding HDIG domain-containing protein, with protein sequence MDYIIQDSDIQLLKETGVSEDDIKHCMKVAEKALEVAKRTGVDVDMETIGRGALFHDLGKAITHEIEHGRIGALLGKKLGLPEKITGIMEKHIRGGLTEDEAKELGLPVKGYSLQTLEEKIVIYADRLVDIIMDGVVATGYESDAEANFVEILKQYPIYGKNEKTLNRYLSYHKEIQGLINRG